The stretch of DNA acgtgtccttatgagttctttctaaGTAAGTTTCCTGAAAAgaagttgcctgaataaaagAAACTGTTACatattatatgtttattttttttcccaaagatATGCATGTTCCTGtgcataggctccgccccctcaccTGTCGCTGTAGATGGAGCGTTCGTACACCTGTACAGGTGTTCCCTTAGAGCACAGCAGGCGAGCTGGAGGAAGCTGCAGCTGGGTTTTCAGGCGACTCATGCAGGAGTATGTTTGAAACGTGTAGGACCAGCGCTGAGGCTCCTGGTACATCATCTGTAGCAGATTACTGACTGTGGACTGGGACGAAGTATCTGCTCCCTGTAGAGGACACAAACTCACTgttcaccatttacatttagtTCTTCATCAATATATTACATTTCACACTGTACTTTTCCATGTAAGAGCGCATGAATCAGTTTTTATAGTAGAAATTGTTGGtttgttatttacagttattaattcattttactGATGCTTTTAAATGATGTGCTTATAAaatttaagctgttgaatgttttctgttgcactttttgatcatgtaaagcacattgagttgccttgtgtatgaaatgcgctttacaaataaatttgccttgccttctgcagtcattttgatCACCTTGTGTAAGCCTTAGTCTGTGCTGCCCACCTTGGAGCTCCCACTCTGGATGTTCTGCCATTTGCTGACAGGCTCCGCCATCACTTCCCAGTCCACACACGCAGACCTCAGCAGCTTAGCAAAGGTCGACTTCCCGACCGCTGAGGACAAAAAGCGCACAAGACATCAGAGTACATCAGGAGCAgatatacagttaaaaatgtggcaaaacctcaaaacatgttttattcacaaacaAACTCAGTGTTAGCACATATAAAACTTCATTCACAAATGCATTTTACTTTAATTGGTACATATCTTATTTGCAAACAtatacagcatgttttacacataTTGATACGTTCATCAAAGTTTGTATCAAGAGTCCCAGGGTCGTAACTTTAAGGTGTCTGTAAAGCTCCGTCCGTTTCTCATGTAGCGCTGCAGCACTCAGTGAAAATAGCTGcagctttaaaggtgcagtccgcaccTCTCAGATACCTCTCTCCcactccctccccgctgctctcttgccctgcccccaaactttccaaagtctctccctcagaggagctaacaagctaactttagccagacagcaacatcacagtaatatagcATGCTCTGTTAAacgcatattactgcagtgcttctctctctctatgtgcacacacctcagcagcagcagcagcagcaacagtgtcacttacagcaccaCACGGAGtctgctgcgcacacatgaacacatgcacaaCAGACTTTttgtgtaacaattacaaatcaaacatcatgtaaatcaagcagcagtaattacctttcaagcagaaaactcactaatttcatgtTCTACTcgtccagaccatacactgtaaaaaaaaaagatggcgcttTAGCTCCGGAAAAGGGGCGGAGACTGTGAGCAACTGCTGTCAGACAGCcgttcaaacacaatcctggctctgattggttctttttgctcagtcgcggtgcattctggcaatctgccaaaggctacaggagcagcaggggggactcaatggcTCTtcgtgggttttttttttttcacacaaactactagttttatGTAAAgatgtccttacatagtgacagctttagcaaatatcacaaaaagtcacttttataagagttgcagactgcacctttaatcagtttcacctgctcagagtgtttaaacaacatctgatcagagctacagaagatctgtggataaacttgttctgttgttgtatacgagaccatcgatgccacggattgtagagtctgaaacatcgtagattatTGATATTTTCTGATACTGTCAATTAATCTGGCCCCTATTGGTGGATGAACCGATGCATCCTTgcgtccatttgtttttgtttaatcattacggtcagGAATGATGACATCAGGTTAATTCaatttaggttaatttaaatgatgttgatcaaaacttaataaaCCGGATCAGATTCAGTATAACCATTGATCCCCTAGGGGACATTTGGTGCCATCAATGCTGCTCTCATAGATCTTATGACATAAATCAGGGGctctcatctggtctcaccctgggacccacatttttttttttttaaagaattcaaccaattaaatttcgtttttcaaaaatagctgttgaaaacatacatatatatatatttgttttttccccttgaaacatgcattttacagcacgcttgtcaaaagaaaaggttcttttgaaataaaagacaagtccaagaTGAGAGACAAGTATTCGTTAATTTTACCGATGTTCCCCTCGATGGAAACCCTCTTGACCCGAGCGGTAACCTTCACGTCTCTCTGGTGAAGCCCGTGGACTGATCGGCTACCATGGGTCCATGGAAGCATCCTGCACGCTGGGAGGCCGCCGTGCTTAAGCTTCTCAAAGATGCGCCGTGGCACAGACATGACCACAGACGGACAAAAGCCGGACCACACACCGACAGAGGCCGTCTGTCAGTCCGCAGCTCCTCTGAACGCAGAGCGTCCTCTCACGGTCTCCATTCTCCCTCACCGTAACGTGTCGTCACTTTAAAGTCATCCTGACTTTACTTTGTGTCtcaaccatagactgtaaatgTCTCGACAACGTGCTCAGGGTGACGGCTGTTGATGTcaagtttaaaacaataaacacttCCGGTAGTCTTTGCATCACTTCCGACATTATTGGTGATTAACTTCAGATGAAATATTGCCATCTAGCGGACTGGAATGTAAAACTGACTGCCACGAACAGGAAGAGAATGTAAAATAAAGTGTTATTTTTCTTACCCTGTCATGATTTCTTCCATCAAAATTTTAATATTGATTTGAGTAACTATTCTTAGTCACAGgtctattatattttttttatgacaaatacgtcttcaattatccatgttcaattacaactatgtTGAGCGACATTTTCCCCCATTACAAAAGTTCACTTACAATTAATcagaattactgagcctttatttaataaccccataaaacctAACCTTCATCTTGTGCTAGCTTTCTGTtaacatctcttatgataacaggtcagttttaacccatgtcttaaattagctgtaaaatacattaaaaaatactatCTATCATTCACTTTGTTTCTTATCTCTTGAtaaccttgttagacttccttatCCATAAagctattgttttttatgtttttggtgtgggtgtctgggcctttttttctgtcagtagacacttagatttttttttttttaaaatgctataTTGATCCTTAAGAAAAGCGACAAgtaaagttgatatgaaacatattttaataatagctaactacgtatgtgtaagctaaagaactataacatggttccccagttttgtgtttcgTTCAATTATAagtgacagtttttatataatttccatgccacttacaattacaaagtaaattatttgaactcaattacaattcgattacaattacaacaacaaacattttttccGGTTACAATTtcatcataattgtaaatatttatcaattacgcaattacaaatTATAGTTCTACCCAACCATGCCTTGGTATATTCATAGTGAGGGTGTTGAGCATTTATTTTCttacatgaacacacaaaaatgttttacatttcattACAAAATTTGATTTTGTCTCAGAATTCTGGTTTTCATCTCAAGTTTTGtgagatttaatttgatttgaaaataaaagaaagatttttttttctatataacCCAATTTTAATTTAGGCAAAATTTGTCATTCACAAAtgaagatatttaaaaacaaaaccatgtttttaacaattaataaattagttaaaaatatttaaaaacaaacccaaCTGTTTAAATTTCCCAAATTATTGAAAATTTGTCTTTTGAGTGAAGTCAGAATTATTTTGATTTGAGTTTTGTTCCTGATTGTTAATGTGAcctatgtttgttgttgtatatttttgttaatgaGGTAGTCATTGTgttgacaatatatatatatatttgaaagtATTGTTCTAATAATTAAATGCTGGGTTTTTTTCTTGACTGTTTTTACGAAGATATAGTTTAAGGttaaggtcaacactacatgtagtgcattCTATTTACAACAGCTATtttattgttgggtttttctcatttattatGTCCACATTTTACACTATCATCCaatgttagtatttatttttgttcttatacTGCGCTGCAGcaaatgtgaatttcccctctgggaaTCAATAAAGCTGtattatattctattctattattgtaatgaaataaatacaattattgtattgtataattgtgaccatcaccagtcctCCATAAGGAAGGGTAATAAAACCTTTATTATAGGGGGGATATAAAATGAGAGGACCTAGATGAGGAGGAAAGGAATGTGGGAAAAGGAATTAGGGTGGGAAAGTGGAATGTGTGGTTAAAAATCAACTATTTTGGTTGTGCTTAACacccttttttggatcgtgaccctattttgatagttttcaatcatgtttgagctcagatatgtatttatttttactgcattttagtttaactatattcgcaaagtgaaagtatagaaatacagttgtttaagattgtgttgttttaataatattaaataataataataattacaaaaaactaattacatttttcagaaatttcatgCGACCCcacacaggttaaaaaaaatagatttagtggctcctgaatagatttatttttttagtttttattatttccagtcatctcatgcctgggggggacaaagactgacacttcatttgttatttttccactctctccctaAAGTCCCCCCGTAGTGCCTTTGCGTAACCcttggggtacacgtacccccatttgagaaaccctgctgtaaagtaacatttaaccggcccccgcactgaagactttcaaatcctgctttaaatccacttttaatccttggcttttaattcacctgagttttttttatttatttattttttcttgggGGGGGGTTCTTAACCCTGTTTAGAatgatttaatttcattattttattgtttgttaacaaagcagcagcaaatcatcatttagaatgttgtgttgattgtaaccatgacaacagaaatgaaaacaaacacaggagatgaaagcaaaatgacttgaaagtgCCTAGATTCTTCTAGAGGagcacacacagctcaaagcTCACAGCTCTAAAAACTACACTCTTTTGTTGAGCattctcttgcttttgtttcttgaaacgTTGACGATGGATGAAAAACCAGCGATGGACGTTACTTTTAGTGACTTTGGGGATTCTGAGCCCTTATTTAACAAATTCAAAGGGGCGTCATTCCACCTGCTAAAGCCACCTCGTAGGAAGAAGGTTAAGACGCAGAAGATGAAGGGAGGccaaccatcatctcctggagacaagggtgatgatgagcaggtgaaccatccaccagccaccgtaccagtgagtccctgtgaaccaggctgcacactggtacctgaccaagcaccaccagggtgtatcacatgtgcaaagaggagaaaaaagaaattctTTGCAACATACCTGTTTGAATTACAAGAGAAGGACCTGGCCCAACTCAAACTGGCTCTAGATGTTTCCACAAAGGAATTCCATGAGCAGAAAATTGAAAACGATGTTCTAAAGGCCGATCTCATGCAGGCGCAGGATAAATTCaaaaatcaaagtgatcaacacgagaaactgttggaggtgaacgccaatatgttagaagtggtgaagttaaaggagcaggcctactgcagtctgcAGGAGCAGGTGAACGAAAAGGTGACCCTGCTGGAGAACGCCCTGGTAGaagcacagaaccaactgaaagccaaagatgtggaaatagaagaagagcggttcagccacgctaaaaagaaacctctatggaaaagaagccgccagtggtttaccaggaagaccaaacattagaacaatatatctttaccccccaccccccacccccccatgatgatttaaaacgttcctctctcctctctttctattcttttctcgtttgaatgcaggaagaaatttttattaacaaaaagatgaaagaacaaatgaataaacaaaatatttataaaaataattgttgttttgaactgagttattaaggttgatcagaccatgaaaatcatagtataataacttttttcctcaagaagtctgactttaaatttatttttctgacatttttctcggaaatccaactttaaagtgagaagtctgactttaacataaaaaaactgATATTTTTTTGACTTTAAATTCGGAATTCAGATTTTCCACAGAATTCCAACGTAAGGGAATTGGTATTgcactgcacactttttttagtaatctctcaatgaacaatttatgtcaaatttgtgcTTAAATTCTGATAGCTCCATGAATTTTCATTcctctttcattccatcattgtgctctattgttgttttttcacagtattctgggcaaaatgttgtaattggaCAAATGGGACAAGGGCGCAAATCATGGTGAGGGATGAAGGGGTCGTGTCCCCCCCCAAAACAATCCCCttgtaaacacaaattaaataaatattacagtatagtaacctcattttacattaaaatacaagtcatgctgcttaaaaacacattgtttgacaatttcagcaattgaaatattacacaccctaattaaaataaacagtttttacattattttggaAATCTGATGCTTTTATACTGGCCATGTAGCTCATAGGGCTGTAGACTTGTAGCTACACAgtcacaccaaaacatttttcattgagtaaagttttgtctatttcttagttttgtggcatattcaattgtactttataatttgtgtaaaggtttgtgtattctgtagctttagtttaacacatattCTGATGACAAAAAGTTGTCACGTCCAGAAGGTTATGTTAagttatgtttagttttttgtctttgttttgtcatccacttcctgttttattttgatactcATCTCTTCCCTCTCATTTCAGATCCTGACTTCCTCCCTTTGTGTGATTTCCCTCCAGTGTGATTGTTAACTCCGCccctgattggttccacctgtGTTCCCCTACCTCATGTATAAATAGTCTGTGTCTCCCTTTGTCCTGTGCCAGTTCGTCTTGTTGTGTGCAGCCAGAGAACCAGCGTTACTCCATGTTTCATGTTCTTCATCGAGTCAGGTTTTGTATTCCTTTGATACTTTGCTTCATTTTGCCATAGTTGTGCCTAATATTATTTGATACTTTGTCCTTGCCTTTGTTACGGCTGTTTTTCCTCTGTGAGAGTGATTTTACGTTGTTACTTTGTTTATTAAAAGATTATTTGTTTGAACTTTGACTTCTGAGTTGTGCATTTGGGTTCTAGTCCATGCTCGAGCGTGACAGTACGAACTGGCCAGCATGAACCCAGCAGACTCAGATCAGTTAACGGCAGCCATTCGCTCCCAGAATGCTCGCCTGAACCAGCAGGAGGATCAGATGTCCTCTCTGCACAGTGGAGTGAAGGAGCTGGCGAACTGTcaggaggattttaaagaaACCATAACCAGCCAAGTAAACCTCCTGGCTGCCCAGATACAGCAGGTACTCACTCACCTCACGAAGGATTCCCCCTCGCCCAACACAGCAGTGATCCACTCGCCGCCAGCCGCTG from Gouania willdenowi chromosome 9, fGouWil2.1, whole genome shotgun sequence encodes:
- the dguok gene encoding deoxyguanosine kinase, mitochondrial isoform X1; this encodes MSVPRRIFEKLKHGGLPACRMLPWTHGSRSVHGLHQRDVKVTARVKRVSIEGNIAVGKSTFAKLLRSACVDWEVMAEPVSKWQNIQSGSSKGADTSSQSTVSNLLQMMYQEPQRWSYTFQTYSCMSRLKTQLQLPPARLLCSKGTPVQVYERSIYSDRYIFALNMFELGCINATEWAVYQDWHSFLVEEFGHQVELEGVIYLRAPPEKCLERLGLRGRSEEKEVKLEYLDKLHSQHERWLLDKSTEIHFEKLKQIPVLQLDASVEFQQDSSVQEDFITKVKNFFSTL